TGCTCCATGAGGACAACGCGCACTAAAGGATGCGGTAGCGTAAGCGCCGATAACGACCATTTCACATCTGCTTTTGCCAATACCTCTGGTGACACACCATCGGCACCACCGATGACCAAAGCGATATCATCGCCTTGCTGCATACCATCAGACAATTTATCTGCCAAATTTTCGGTCGATAGCATCTTACCCTTGACATCAAGTACCCACAATTGCTCACGTCCTGCTACAGCATGAGCGGCTAATATCGCCTGACCTTCTTGCTCACGGTATTGAGCTAAATTGGCATCTGATGGATTCTTAGCACGTTTTGCCGCCGCAATTTCAACGACTTCGGTAGTGAGCATAGGCTGAATACGCTTATGATATTCATCGAAACCAGTTTGTACCCACTTGGGCATTTTATTACCTACGGTCAAAATTCTTACTTTCATAACAGCTGCCATTTTAAGAAGTGGTTAAATAAATGTAATAAGAAAACCTGTTAAATACTAGATTCTTTGCTCAAGACGTATTTGATAAATAATTATTCTGTATGATTTTAATGCTTTCAAAGCCCACTTACTTACTAATAGTCCAACAGCTACCTAAAAAGGATAAAGTAAGACAAAGAGAAGAGTCATACTGCTCTATCCTTTTTAGAGCTGATCAAGTTTTTAGTAAAAATTTTATCAACTGTATTACATAAGCGGAGCAATCGTCTCTGAGACTGTGTCTTCTGCTTCTGGATCATCATTAGAGGTATTCGGTTTTGGAATAATGGTGAGTTTAGCATCCGACTCAAAAACAACGGCTTCAACCTCATCAAAATTATGAATACCCTCAGAGCGCATGGCACATTCAATTTCTTGGCGGGTCAAACGTTCATCGCGCATGGCATCGGGTAAAAACTGCCCTTGATAAAAGACAATGCGCGGCTCAGATAAAATAAAGCTGCTAAATTGTGGCGAAATAGAGGCGTATTTGGTGACCAAAAATTGTAATAAATACAGTGAAAGAATAGCCGCCATACCTTCGATAATCGGAATATCTTTGAGTAAAATTGTGCTGGCACTTAATGACCCAATCATCACCGTAACAATCCAGTCAAAATTATTTAGCTGAGAGGTTGATCGTTTGCCTGAAATTTTAGTAAACGTAACAATCAAAACGTAGACCACGACCGTGGTCAGAATAATACGTCCAAGCTTATCAACATTGTCAAAAAAAATCATTTCCATGGTCTTATCTCCTATTCATCAAAGTTCATCAGCGTAAATACAGCGTAACGGAATTTAGAGATGAATAGGGCAAAAACTTTGTAGTTGCTTGTTTATAACGTTCAATTGTTGAAAGTAAGCAATTAAGCGCCCTTGCGATTAGGGTCGAGCAAACGATTGATAGCCCAAATACTGATGCGTGCGCTTACTAAGCTTAGTACCAATATCATGACCAATGCAGAAACCAGAGGCAGAGGCTGCTGCATACTCATCTCAAGCAGTACTTCACGGCTGATGGCATCAAATAAAAATACCCATATCCCTAGAAAGTAAATCATAGTGAGTAGCCAAACCACGATAACGCCGCCAAACATCAAGCGGTTGATCTCGTCTCTATCTAGTGCCCGCTGCTGGTGCTTGATAAACTTATGCACGGAAATATAAGCGCCCAAGACGACAGACAGCACAGTAACCAATTGCGCATTGAGAGCAAGCTTGGTTTGAATCATCATAAATACAGAGCTGGCAAGCATATAGCCAACGGCAAAAAACCCAATATAGAGCATCAATTTGGGTTGAGTGGCAGTTGTATTTAAGTGTGATCCTTTACGTCCTGATGGGGTGATAGGTTTGCTAAGTGACGCGGGCTTACGTGACATAAAATGTCCTTTATAAAGTAAATAATCTGGCGTAAAAAATTAATGCTGCGCTGTCCAATCTAGCATGGCGTCCAGTACCGTTCTTGCTGTATAAGTATTTAGCGCTTGCTCATTATTGATCAGTCCCACTACCACATAATCCTGTCCTGATAAGCCTTTGACATAGCCTGCCATCGAAGTGACATTGTTTAAAGTACCTGTTTTTATCCAAGCTCGACCAATGGCGTTTGATTCTGGTAAACGCTCGCTATGTGTCAAAATGGTGCCACTGACGCCAGCAATACCTAACGAGTTTACATAAGCATTAAAGCTTGGGTGAGCGTAAGCATAAGTCAGCAGCTCGCTTAGATTAGCAGCGCTGATAGTACAATCACGGCACAACCCAGAACCATTGGTCAGATGTGGCGGCGGCGTGCTTAGATGCGTTTGCCACCATTCGTTGATGGTTTGTAAGGCAGCAGGGTAGCTCGTTGTCGCAGGCTTACCAAATTGATATAAGCTGTGCTGACTATTAATAGCTTTATCGACGTTTTTATTAATGGTTGGATTAACGGTTTCATCTTTGGGTTTATGATAAGCGCCTATTGATAGCGCCACTTGTTCAGTCATCACATTATTAGAGAAATGATTGATATCATAAATTTGCTGCGTTAAGTTTAAAGAAGGATAACTAACAATTGGTAAAGGCGACATTGGTAGAGCTGCCAAACCGCGCGCTGATATGGATTTCTTATTCTTATATGGTGTTTCTTGAGCGACAACGTTGCCCGTTAGCGTATTATCCAGTGCTTGCCATTTGGCTTTGATCACGCGAGCCGCAAAATCTTTGGCATCAGGATAAGCGACATAAAAAGCATGGTTGCCGCAGTTATCGGGTAAAGAGGTATCAAAGGTCAGCTGAGTTGCTTGCCACTGCGGCGCTAAGCTATAACGTGCTTGACCACAGGCAGAGGGGCGTATATTTATCTTACTTGGCAACTTATAATCTGCCAGCTGCGGCGTATAAGTCAGCTGTGCTTGGGCATTATTTAATGGATAGCTTTGGATACCAATAGTACTGAAATTGACCAGAAAACCATCGGGACTGGCGTTATAAGGACGTAAAGGCGCGTTATCAAATGCCGCAGGATCTTTAGTGACATGGTTAAAAATAGTGCTATCTACAATGATATCGCCATCGATATGACGGATGCCTGCTGCTTTCACTTTATAGAGCAATTGCTGTAAGCGCTCATGGGTCATTTTTGGGTCGCCACTGCCTTGAATTATCAAATCACCAAGCAATGTATTACCAATGATAATACCAGTATGATAAACGCGCGTATGCCAGACAAAGTCAGCGCCTAAGATATCTAAGGCAATAAAGCTAGGAACGAGTTTCATCGTGCTGGCGGGCGTACGTGCTATGTCAGGCTGATGATTGAGTAATGGCGAAAACGATATTTTTATTGAGGTCTCACTGTCAGATTTTTTATTGTCGCTGTTATTATTATCTGCGCCGTTAGCACTGATATTGTCGTTCTGACTGGAAGAATAATTAGCAGTATTTAACACGTTTTCTGGCAGTAATGACGGAGTACTCATCAAGCTTTGGTGGGTATAAGGATCATCGGTATAAGCGTGTAATTGTCTGTCGTGCTGTCTGATGGTTTGCTTTTCGATGGTTACTAACGCGCTTTGGTAATTGGCTAACGGCTTAGGACTCTGCTTGTTTCGAACCAGTTTTTGCTTGCTGTTATTGGCATCAGTATTTATCTCGTCTGAGCTTGCAGGCTGCAATTGATTGACCGCCTTTTTCCTGTCGATAACCTGAACGGCAGAGGGCAAGCGGCTGGCGTTTTTGTCACCCACTGGCGTAATGACAATACTGATGTCTGCTGCGCTTAAATGGGCTCGCGCTAATGCCGTTTCAATCTCTTGCGGTAAGGCAGCGTGCAGATGTAATGGCACTAAGGTAGGAGCGACAACTAATGCCAATAAAGATAGACGTTGACCGATATTTTTCAGCGTTTGCAAATATTGGCTAATGGCTGTTGTGCGTATAGAAGGGTTATGAGTTCTAAGTAGAGTTGGTTTTACTAAGGAGCGCATGAGCAGCCTATCATCAGGTGGCAAAAACAGGCTATGGTAACATGAGTTACTGTTTTCGCGTAGCTGTAGCATGTAGTTGTAAGCGTGCTTTTATTTTAATCTTTTATCTTAAAGCCTTGTCTAAATAATGCATTTTAGCCATTATATTAGCGCATATGCAAAAATGCCATTGCCGTCATGATGGCGTCATTATAAGCATCGTGGGTGCCAAGCTCAGGAATATTATAATGCGCCAAGATACTATTCAAATGCTGTGCTTGGCTTGAAAGCCCTTGGCTACGACCCATCATACGCCGGCTATAAAGGGGGCGGATATCGATAATCTCATTGGGCAAATGAGTACCCATATAATGCTTTACTAAAGGGTTTAAGAACCCGACGTCTATTTGCGGACAAAACCCCACAAGTGGCCGATTGCTAATAAAGGGCAATAGTAACCCCAGCATCTCATCATAGCTCATCGCATGCTCAACATCGGCGGTGCGCAGTCCATGAATGACAATGGTATCGCCCTCAGGCATGACAGGCGGTCTGCAAAGCAGATGCAGCCCATTTCCTGTATCAATCTTATCGCCATTGATATGAATGGCAGCTACCGATAATAGGTGATGCTTCTTTGGATTGAGTCCGGTCATCTCACAATCAATCGCAACCCACTGCTCATCGACAGGTGCCGTAAACATTGATGCCAGTTCAGGTCGCTGTAATTGGTTTTTTTGCCAAGCAGTAGACAGCTGTTTTAGCCAGTTCATCGTCATCTATCTCCAAGGCTAACCGGTTTACCTTAACCAAATTCAAGCTGATAATGTCGGCTTAACTGGTCTTTAAAGCTTTTTACTACCGCCAAACACTCTTTTAATAAATCACGCTCAAGGGCAGACAAGGTCGTTGGATCGACTTCTTTTGCATGCTTATTGTCTGTCAATAAAGCAACCGATAGGCGCTGCGCCATAAAGAACTCTAATGCCTCAAGTAAGGTATCGGCACGCTCTTGGGTTAAGGCCCGAGCTTGAACCAAAGCTTTCAGACGACCTTTGCTGCTAGCATCAGTAAAGAGATCGTTTTCTAACGCCAAGGTACGGATACCATGTACCAATGGAAAGATACCCGCTTTTTTGAGGTCAATAGTATAAGCGCTTGGTTTACCACCTAATAACGGTACTAGCTTTTGCCACCATTGATTGACATCGCCGAACTGTAGCGCTGCTCGTGCAAATTGGCGCACGAACATCAAGTCTGACTGCCTATGGGCCGTCTTCAGATGTTCACGAACCTGCGTCAATAGCGTTTCATCACCGCAGACATATTCACCATCAAATATAGCGGATAAATAAATACTGTGCATCGGGTCAGTGTTTTTAAACCATAGACTAATCTGCGCTTTAAACGCTTTTAATGGTTGCCGCCACATGGGATTATTCATCATAATGTTGCCGTCGCATAGCGGATAGCCAAGTTCTGCTAAGTGCTGGTTAAAGGTATCGGCAAATTGTGCCAGCTTAGGGTGGTCATAACCATCACGCATGATGAGCGCATTGTCTTGATCGGTACGCATGATTTGCTCGCCGCGACCCTCTGAGCCCATGACGATAACACAGGTATTCTCCATTACTTCATCAGGAACGATAAGTTGCCAAAGTTTGGTAAATACTTGCGCGTTAAGGGTTTGTACCATGCGGCTGACGTTGCCCATTTTGATACCGTTTTGATGCTGAGCACGTATATATCGCCCAATGAGTTCAACTGCGGTCGCCAAACTTGGCAAATCTGTGGCTTGGTTAATTTGAATACTAATCAGCTGAGAATGATGACCAATATGAGCAAGCATATCGCCTTGTGCAAGCACACCGATGACTTTACCATTGGTATCTATCACTGGTAACCTGTGAATGCGATAGCGAGTCATGGTTAGTAACGCATCACCAATCTCATTATCAGCGTTAATGGTTCGCAGATTAAAACTTGCATAGTTTTGACAAGGCGTTGTAACAGTGTTTTGTTGGTCGCTGACGGCGCGGCAGATATCATTATCGCTGAGGATACCCAAGGTACGATCGGAGCTATTTTTATCTTGTAAATGTCCTGGTGGGCGTATCAAAACATGCTTCAATCCAGCCTCAGTCATGGTACGTGCTGCTTGATATAGACTATCGTCTGCGTCAACGATATGGACTGGTAGTAAAGTAATATCAATCACCGGCTGTAGCATGATTTGCTGTACTTCCTGAGGGTCGTCATAGCTGGTAGCGTCAAGTTTTTTTCCACCATGCCTCAGCTGTAAAGCTTTTAAACGCTCTGGCAGATTTTCTGACAATAATTGGCGTACGAAATGGTTTTGGGCACCGATTTTATCAATGATTACCCCATTTACTTGCAGCAATAAAGTATCTTCGACAGCGCGAAACTGATAAGCAGCCGGCTGCGAATCAATGTTTTTATCTTCTTGCAGCCCATCTTCTATGAGCGACTCTGGTGAGCGCCTGCTATCAAACCAATCATTACTATTAAGATGGGCAGTATGGTTGTTGCCCAAATAAGAGGCGACAAAATCACCATCTAACAACTGCTCGACATGACCTTTAAGCACCACATAGAAGTACTGCAAATCATCCGCTGGTAACATCTCATCTTTGGCAAGATAACGCACTTGGGTATTTTTTTTGATACTTTGGCGTTCAGCGGCATTTAATACATCAAATGGTGGTTGGGTAAAATCAAGATGGGGCATGGCATCATCCTTGATGGCATAAGCAATAAGAGGGATGTAAGTATGATAAATACAGTCAGGGAAAAGTAATATCGATACATCAAGTACTGCTGATATTCATTTTTCCTGCTTGCTGTGCCTGCGCAGACAGAGGCTGCAAAAAATTTATATCAGCAGCACTGTAGCGTTTTTGAGATATTTTGACTATATATCATCAAATGGCGGTGCTGTATAATTCGGCTATAAGACTTACTATAGCATCATCTAACAGAAAACCGCCAATAACCATAATTATATTATGGTTATTGGCGGTTTGTTAAGCTTAATGCGTTTTAAATAGCGATTTTAAGCACCGAGTAATTGACGAATGCGCCTGATTGCCTCGCGACTTTCCTCGACGCTTGCCACCAAAGCGATACGCACATAGCCTTGCCCCGGATTTTCACCATTGACCTCGCGCGATAAGTAACGACCCGCTAGTGCATGAATATTGGCATCCTCATAGAGTGCTTTGACAAATAATTCATCATCACCACCGAATTGCTCAGGCGCCTTTATCCAAAAGTAAAATCCTGCCTCAGGCATACGTAACTCCAGTAATTCTCCAAGCTCCGACATCCAGAGTGCAAACTTTTCTTGATACAGCGCTCGATTGTGCGCCACATGCTTCTCATCTTCCCAAGCGGCGATAGACGCCAGCTGATGAGGTATCGGCATCGCACAACCCTGATAGGTGCGGTATTGTAAATAAGCCTGCAAGATAGTGGCATCGCCTGCCACAAAGCCTGAGCGCAAACCGGGTAGGTTTGAGCGCTTCGATAAAGAGTGAAACACCAGACAATTTTTGAAATCGTGTCGACCAAGGGCCGCGCAGGCTTGCAACAATCCTATTGGCGCTTTATCAAAATACAGCTCGCTATAACACTCGTCGCTGGCAATGATAAAGCCATATTGGTCTGATAGGCGCAACACTTGCTCCCAGTCATCCATCGTCATCACTGAACCGGTTGGGTTGTTTGGGCTACAGACAAATAAGAGCTGTGTACGCGTCCAGACGTCTTTTGGCACACTACGAAAATCCCCCTTAAAGCTATTGTCTGAGGTGCAAGGGATAAAATAAGGCGTTGCTTGCGCTAATATCGCCGCCCCTTCATATATCTGATAAAAGGGATTGGGCATAACTACTATAGGCGTAGGAGTAGGCGATTGGTTGAGCGTTGCCGTCTGACTAACAGTCTCTGTCTCGTGATTAATCACTGCCTGCACGATACTAAATATTGCCTCACGTGTGCCCATTACTGGCAATACTTGCGTATTAGGGTTGAGGTGATTTAAGAAAAAGCGCTTCTCAAGCCAATGAGCAATGGTTTGACGCAGCTCAAACAGTCCATTTGTGGTCGGATAATGGCTTATTTTGTCCAAGTTTTCGCGTAGTACGTCCAGAACAAAGGCTGGCGGCGCATGTTTTGGCTCACCAATACCCAGTTTGATTTCATCATAGCTATGGGCTGGAGTACTATCAGCCAGTAAAGTGGCCATCTTAGCGAATGGATAAGGGTGTAGGGACGTCAAGTTGTGATTCATAGGCAGGCTAACTATAATAGACAGTTAATAATAAAGTTATAAAGAAAAATTACATTTAAGCAGTGTAGCACTTCTCTTATTTTTTGTCTTTTTCTTCTTATATTTCCTTATAGTGCTTTGTAATGACTTGGCTAGAGGATATTTAAGCATTGTTATTTTAACTATATGGCTGTGTAAATAGGTAATCATGTGACTATATCGTAACGCGTTATTATAAAAGCGATGTGATGTCTGTATTACTAAGTAAAGATAAATGCTGGCTTTTCTGACAGCGTATTTTAGGAATAATTTGATATGTCTAGTATGTTAAAAACGGACAGTCTCGATGCTAAGGATATCAATGAAAAATACTTTGATAATCATGAAAGTCTTGACGTTTATAAGCAGTTAAAGCAGCGTGAACAGACTTGGTGGAAATCACGCCAGCAGTTGACACTATTACGAGAACGTCAAATGTTTTGGTTTGGCGATAACAGTTTTATGATGTGGCTGCTCTGGCAATTGGTTAGCTACATAGTCGTTGCTATGGTACTCATGCTGCTTAGCAAGTTGCTAGATATATCGTTACCTCTGTGGCAATACATCGCTTTATTTGTCGTACAAACCTTAATTTTTATTGTGATGCTGAGTTTTAAAGACAGACTTGCTAGGCAGTTGCAATATAAGATCAATCAAGCCGATTTGTCGCGTGAAGAGATGCTTAATGAGATGACTATCTTGGCTTCTGATAGCTTGTATCGCGATGTCCACGCCAAAGCCCCTATTAGTTTGAAGCAAATCTACCGATATTATAATGCAGAATTTCGTTTGGCCAGCTTGCACCGCCTCCTACAAAAGGAGGTCGATGCGGGACGCTTGATGTATGGCGACCAAAAGGTGGAAGCCGATATACTGCCTCTAGAGCTTGCCGATGATGCGCTGAAGGAATATGCACGTGGCATCATCTATAAAAGTTTGATATAGAAAATAAGCTAGACTCTATCATTACGGACACTAAGACTGTCTATCAGTGCCGTTTTTAACGTCTTAAGTTTATCAGCGCTCAGTGCTTGATCATTTTGATCGCTGATATAAAACATGTCTTCTGCACGCTCGCCAAGCGTAGTAATACGCGCGGCATGTACCTCAATTTGCTGCTGCAAAAATACTTGTCCAACACGGGCAAGTAAACCTGGCTGATCAAGGGTCTCTAAGCTCATGATGTGCTGATTTGAGGCATCATTGAAATCAAAATTGATCGTCGTTGCTACATCGAAATGTTTGAGCTGGCGTGGAATCCGTTTGTGCGTCAGTTTGGGCGCGGTCGGATTTTTAAAGGCATCAATCAGTCGCTGCTTAAGCTCTTGCTGGCTATCGCTATCGACCAGTAAAGTACCGCTACGGTCGAGTAGTACATAAGAATCCAACGCAAAATCACGGGTCGCTGTGATAATACGGGCATCCAATACATCAAGATTCATCTGATCGAATACGGCCATAGTCACCGCAAACAAATTGACCTGATCTTGGGTATAAACAAAAACCTGTACTGCATCAAGCGCCAGCTCTCGATGCTCACGTAGAACGACTAATGGCGGACTATCTGCATTTGACGCTCGACCTATAGGCGGATGATTTAAAATCGCTTCAGTATGCCATAAGATATCTTCTGCAATTTCACGCAAAAAATACTCATCGCCCAAATCATCCCACAATCTCAGCACCTCATCGCGATTCATATGCTGATTGTCGACGTTATCTAGCATCACTAGTGCTTGCTTGCGTGTGGCACTAATCATATCTTGACGATTGGTTGGGGCATCAATATCCGCCCGCAAAATACGGCGTGTTTGCGAATATAGCTGCTTCATAAGTGTCGCACGCCAGCTGTTCCAAAGTTGTGGGTTGGTGGCGTTCATATCAGCGACGGTTAAGACATACAGATGATTTAGATGGGTAACGTTACCCACCAAATCTGCAAATAGTGTCACAACCTCTGGGTCTGAGATATCTTTTTTCTGAGCTGTCATTGACATCAGCAGATGATAACGGGTCAACCAGCCAACCAGATTGGCGTCGGCAGTACTCATACCATGAGCCAGACAAAATTCAATCGACTCGATTTCGCCAAGTTGACTATGGTTGCCGCCACGACCTTTGGCAATATCATGAAACATCGCCGCTAATACCAAAATCTCTTTGCGCTCGATGCGCTGAAAGATGGAGCTCACGAGCGGAAAATCTTCATAAAAATGCGGATCCGTAAAACGGTGCAGAATACGAATCAAAAATAAGGTATGGGCATCAACCGTATAACGATGGAACAAGTCATACTGCATCAAACCAGTAACTTGAGCAAAGGCAGGGATATAGTTGCCAAGCACGCCATAGCGATTCATGGTACGCAGACGATGAAAGAGATAATTTTGCTCTTTTAGATTGGCTAAAAACAAGGTTTGATGCGTAGGATTGTCGCGATAAGCCTGATCAATACCACGCGCTGCAATTTTTAGCGCGCGTAGAGTATGGGTACGGACATTCTTGATGCCATACTGACCCATAAGTAAAAACATCTCTAAAATCGACTCGGGATGCTGCGCAAATACTCTGTGATGAGCCATTGCGATTTGGTCGCCGACTTGGTTAAAGCGGGCATTGATAGGCTGTTTTTTTGGGCGTTCTTCATCAGGCAACTGCGCCTCGATGATGGTTTCGTAGTAGTGATTGGTTAGCATTTCAGACAATGTTGATATTTGCATCGCACAGCGGTAATAATCGCGCATAAAGCGCTCTACCGCAGCATTTGGTTGATCATCTGTCTGGGTATCATAGCCCATCAGTTGAGCAATCTCACGCTGATAATCGAATAACAGCTTGTTTTCATTGCGACCAGTCAGTTCGTGCAGGTAGTGCCGTATCTGCCATAAATAGTTTTCTGAAAAGCTTAATTCATCGAATTCCTTTTCAGTCAAAAAGTTCTGTTGTACCAGATCATAGAGCTTACTGACCCGAAAATAGCGTTTGGTCACCCAGCCGATAATATGGATATCGCGCAGACCACCAGGGGCGGTTTTTATATTGGGCTCAAGATTATATTCTGTGGCATTGTGCTGTAAATAACGCGCTTTTGCCTCATCGATTTTTACGTCGTAAAACGAGCGCGGGGACCATTGATTGTTTACTATTTGGTGCGGGACATTTTGCAAGGCGTCATTGCCTATTAATAGGCGAGCCTCTAATAATGCACTGGCAATAGTATGGTCAAGCGCCGCCTCCAAGCAGTCACTGACGCTGCGTACTGATAACGCAGGCTCAAGTCCAATGTCCCATAAGAGTGCCACCAAGTTATCAATTTTACTACTGGTATCAGCGTTAATATCATGTGGCATTAGTAGCAAAATATCGATATCTGAATGTAGCGATAACTCACCGCGACCATAGCCACCAGTTGCAAACAGTGCCAAATCCGTCTTATCAAGCCCAAAGCATTTAAATAATTCGATCAATAAATCATCAATCACGCAAGCACGCGCGCTAACCAGTTGCCGGATATTGACGCCACGTTCGAGTGCGCGGCTGATATCGTCATTTATTTGAAGCAACCATTCAGGAATACCAAATAGCGATTTTTCTACCACGCTCGTGTCTGTTGATAAAAAGGCAGTTGTCATATTGTCTGCTGAAAACAAAGGCATCGGTGTCAAATCAATAGCGGTGACATCACAGTTAAACATGAGATTTATCCAGTTAAAAGTTTGAAGTCTAGTTCAGTAAATAAGGGTCGCTAAAAATAAAAAGCGATCAATAAGATAGAGAAAGTATAAAGATAAAAAACCATCAAGAATAGTGGGGGACAACCATTAATAATAGACAAAAAAAAGACCGCCTAAGCGATCTTTTATTGTATTACTGAGTCAAGAAACTCAAATCTTCTTCAGGGCGCGTGGTGAATACTTCACAGCCATTATCCGTTACGACCATGGTATGCTCCCACTGGGCGGATAGCTTGCGGTCTTTGGTAATCGCAGTCCATTCATCCGGTAAAATCTTAGTCTGCCATTTGCCTTCGTTAATCATAGGCTCGATGGTAAAAGTCATGCCAGTTTTTAGCTCAAAGCCCGTACCTTTTTGGCCATAGTGCATGACTTGCGGCTCATGGTGGAACTCATTACTGATACCGTGACCACAGAACTCACGCACGATACTAAAACGCTCAGGCTCAACCA
The window above is part of the Psychrobacter cryohalolentis K5 genome. Proteins encoded here:
- the glnD gene encoding [protein-PII] uridylyltransferase gives rise to the protein MFNCDVTAIDLTPMPLFSADNMTTAFLSTDTSVVEKSLFGIPEWLLQINDDISRALERGVNIRQLVSARACVIDDLLIELFKCFGLDKTDLALFATGGYGRGELSLHSDIDILLLMPHDINADTSSKIDNLVALLWDIGLEPALSVRSVSDCLEAALDHTIASALLEARLLIGNDALQNVPHQIVNNQWSPRSFYDVKIDEAKARYLQHNATEYNLEPNIKTAPGGLRDIHIIGWVTKRYFRVSKLYDLVQQNFLTEKEFDELSFSENYLWQIRHYLHELTGRNENKLLFDYQREIAQLMGYDTQTDDQPNAAVERFMRDYYRCAMQISTLSEMLTNHYYETIIEAQLPDEERPKKQPINARFNQVGDQIAMAHHRVFAQHPESILEMFLLMGQYGIKNVRTHTLRALKIAARGIDQAYRDNPTHQTLFLANLKEQNYLFHRLRTMNRYGVLGNYIPAFAQVTGLMQYDLFHRYTVDAHTLFLIRILHRFTDPHFYEDFPLVSSIFQRIERKEILVLAAMFHDIAKGRGGNHSQLGEIESIEFCLAHGMSTADANLVGWLTRYHLLMSMTAQKKDISDPEVVTLFADLVGNVTHLNHLYVLTVADMNATNPQLWNSWRATLMKQLYSQTRRILRADIDAPTNRQDMISATRKQALVMLDNVDNQHMNRDEVLRLWDDLGDEYFLREIAEDILWHTEAILNHPPIGRASNADSPPLVVLREHRELALDAVQVFVYTQDQVNLFAVTMAVFDQMNLDVLDARIITATRDFALDSYVLLDRSGTLLVDSDSQQELKQRLIDAFKNPTAPKLTHKRIPRQLKHFDVATTINFDFNDASNQHIMSLETLDQPGLLARVGQVFLQQQIEVHAARITTLGERAEDMFYISDQNDQALSADKLKTLKTALIDSLSVRNDRV